In the genome of Luteolibacter arcticus, the window GGATGGAGGACCTGAAGAAAATGCTGCGGATCCAGATCGCCTGCTACTACGGCGAGTGCATCCGCGAGACCTTCTCCGGAGTGTGGACCCGTGACGAGAATCTCGGCCTCAGCCTCAGGGAAATCGCGAACATGGACATCGCCATCTTCCCGCTCAATACTGCCAACGATCGGCTGGAGGGAGAGGACATGAAGCTTTTCATCTCGGCGCAATTCGTCTGCAGTGAGGTCTTCAAGCAGATGCGGGAGAAGGTCTATGCGGAGGCGCCGGTGCCGAAGCCTGCGGGCGCAATGCCGCCGCCGCTGCCACCGCAGTGAGCGGGGTGAATGGTATCCTTCCTCCACAACGGTCGGCCGCATGACCGCGGCGCAGCCGCCCTCGGACTGCTGCGATCTTTTCGCAGCTTTTGAGTGCAGGGTGGAGATGGCCTCTCAGGTGGGACTGAACCGGGCTTCCCGGATCGCTGCCGCCGGCCGAGAACGAGCCGCCGTCCCCTGCACTCGAAAGCTGCGGACAACCGCAGCAGTCCAAGGGCCTGCGGCTTCATCCGGCGGCCCGCGACGTTTGATCCTCCACCCGCTATCCACGATTCCTCTTGGCGACCTTGGCGTCTTGGCGGTTCAACCTCTTCTCCTGACCTCCGATTCCCCCAGAAAATCCGCGCCCTCCCGGGAACACCCGCGCCGCTCGCGAAATCCTTTCCGCAGGGTAGATTCTCTCGACCACCTTCGTTTTCGCTTACGCTCCGGAATCGCGATCTCATCCGCCCTCCGCCCTCCGCCCTCCGCCCTCCGCCCTCCGCCCTCCGCCCTCCGCCCTCCGACCTCCGACCTCCGACCTCCGACCTCCGACCTCCGACCTCCCACCATGACCCGCCGGGAAAAAGACCAGCAGATCGACGCCGCGGTGCGCGCCCACCACTCCGGCCTGCGCTATTTCATCCGCTCGCTCGGCGTGAATGAGGGATGGGTGGACGATCTGGCGCAGGAGACCTTCGTCATCGCCCACCGGAAGTGGGAGGAGCTGGATCACCCCGACAATGCGCCGGGCTGGTTCCGCACGATCGCGCGGAATCTGGTGATGAATGAGCTGACCAAGACCGGCCGCCGCCAGCGCCTGCTGGATGAAAAGATCACCGGCCTGCTGCTCGCCGCCGAGCCCACCGCCCCGGCCCCCGGCGTGCTGCAGGATGCCGAAATCCGCCACGAGGCGTTGCGCGCGTGCCTGGCCGGCCTCCCGGACAATGTCCGCAAGGTGATCCATGCCCGCTACTACGATGACCGGAATTCCAGCGACATCGGCGACGAGCTTTCCATGAATCCCGCCTCGGTCCGCAAGCTCCTCTTCCACGCCCGCAAGGCGCTGGCCGATTGCCTCGTCGCAAAACAAATCAACGCCTGACCTGCCCTCCCATGAACTCCACGCAAGCCGGCAACGATAACGACCAAGCCAACGACCCCGGCAGCACCGACTTCGATCTACTGTGCGCGCAGTACTTGGACGGCACGCTGGCGGAGGTCGAGCGCGATCGTCTCGCGGAGTTGTTAGATTCGGATCCGGCGGCGGTCGCGGCGCTGCGTTCGCAGTTGCTCGTGTCCGGCGCGCTGGCCCGGCTGCGGCCGGAGCGAAGCGACGAGACATTCCTTCGCAGTGTGCTCCCGCATCTGGGCACGGTGGCCGATGAGGCGGAAGATGCTTTCCCAGATCGCGTGCGGAAAACGATTCGCCTCGAGCGTTGGCGGCGCATCGGCCTCGCTGCCGCGGCGGTTGTCGCGCTGGCCGGCGGCCTGGTGTATTACCTCCAGCCGCAGGGCGCGGTGGTGGCAACGAGCTTCGATGGCGATGAGCCATCCCGCCCGGTGCGCACGGGGGAAAAGCTGGTCTTCTCCACGGGCATCACG includes:
- a CDS encoding RNA polymerase sigma factor, translating into MTRREKDQQIDAAVRAHHSGLRYFIRSLGVNEGWVDDLAQETFVIAHRKWEELDHPDNAPGWFRTIARNLVMNELTKTGRRQRLLDEKITGLLLAAEPTAPAPGVLQDAEIRHEALRACLAGLPDNVRKVIHARYYDDRNSSDIGDELSMNPASVRKLLFHARKALADCLVAKQINA